Proteins encoded by one window of Salmonirosea aquatica:
- a CDS encoding NACHT and WD repeat domain-containing protein gives MSTRINPFPGLRSFESQDSDLFFGRENHIRELRNKLSATRFLAIVASSGSGKSSLIKAGLVPSLKREKLSGTASEDWNIILFKPGAAPIRSLAQALRKNVSGSESGFEGLEAELRAGASPVHELMLRTFPDRSTLLVIDQFEEVFRYGSTDENSETAQLIGAIMEMVRQPDSPVYVVLTMRSDYLDNCTNYEGFTEMINRGYYLLPKMNPGEIRQAIVLPIEARGATITSELTNRLIGEIGSSYDSLPILQHALMRTWDYWENQHTPQPIDKTHYEAIGTMQEAISRHAEEIYHALPDAKSQLATEKLFKSLIELAPGDIGVMRPMRLRKIMRVTGLSEELLTDVINRLRQQGVSFLTPSYTQKIDQESFIDISLEKIMILWDRLRGWISEETESAKLYRKIGLAAQLNQAGKTGLLVNPELQLGIKWLRDEQPTLEWAEKYDPYFERVVNYLDNSLIQYENTIKDSEDKQKRELKRARYFAIVMGVGSLMSLLFLVISLVLRYDAEQSRKQSVEKEKLALAERKRAEEQTRESISQKRIAEQQETIAEEQRLLTEEQRAIAVREQRTAEVKRLEAEIARGIAIVEKTKADSAQKRAEMQKDLAVKSRALADLLRIQADSSRREAQTSQKDAEAQRGRAVARSVAIQSYQMSDNSQEGLPALLAAQSFRLNLRTGGRKDNPDIFKALAKVADTQTILRWHNGEVRTVIRQPGSDTYASAGDDGTVKVWNADLGRHPGVQTFSTGDKKVPLRSLAFSKDGSQLVAGSATGALYAWATAQPAGGPSKVIQAHSGVINSVLVNPVSGQLVTVGGDGAVRTWKITSAGPDSVQNVKSGMEFFCARLTPDGKYLACGASQGRVAVFDLADLGKAPDIHSYFGFGNRVTALAFSPDGTSLITANSAGMLYQLGFSGKTIDRIGSPLSGRHTSPVNDIVFSPDGTLMATCSYDWTVHLWNYENIANRQVQPILLDDFDTWVFGVAFSKDSKQLLACGADRTVRVWDIDPDSLYQQVLRKVDRDLTQDEWNRYIGRDVPYEKSVKKSDVQ, from the coding sequence ATGTCCACCAGAATAAATCCCTTTCCCGGACTAAGAAGCTTCGAATCGCAGGATTCCGACCTGTTCTTTGGTCGGGAGAACCATATTCGGGAATTGCGGAACAAACTTTCCGCTACCCGTTTTCTGGCTATTGTGGCTTCGTCGGGTAGCGGAAAATCGTCCCTTATCAAGGCGGGCTTGGTACCCTCGTTGAAACGGGAAAAGCTCAGTGGCACAGCTTCTGAAGACTGGAACATCATTTTGTTCAAGCCGGGTGCGGCCCCCATCCGGAGCCTGGCCCAGGCCCTGCGTAAAAACGTTTCGGGTTCGGAAAGTGGGTTTGAAGGCCTTGAGGCCGAATTGAGAGCGGGTGCAAGTCCGGTGCACGAGCTGATGCTCCGGACATTTCCCGACCGCTCCACTCTGCTGGTGATCGATCAGTTCGAGGAAGTTTTTCGCTATGGTTCGACCGACGAAAATAGCGAAACCGCACAACTGATCGGGGCGATCATGGAAATGGTGCGGCAGCCCGACAGTCCGGTTTATGTAGTACTGACGATGCGTTCGGACTACCTCGACAACTGCACCAACTACGAGGGGTTTACCGAAATGATCAACCGGGGCTACTATTTGCTCCCCAAAATGAATCCCGGCGAAATCAGGCAGGCCATCGTCCTACCCATCGAAGCCAGAGGAGCCACTATCACTTCGGAACTGACCAACCGGCTAATTGGAGAAATCGGCAGTAGCTACGACAGTCTGCCGATTCTGCAGCACGCACTGATGCGTACCTGGGACTATTGGGAAAATCAACATACGCCGCAACCGATCGACAAAACGCACTACGAGGCCATTGGCACCATGCAGGAGGCCATTTCGCGCCATGCTGAGGAAATCTATCACGCTCTTCCCGACGCCAAAAGCCAGTTGGCTACCGAGAAATTATTCAAGTCCCTCATTGAACTGGCTCCCGGCGACATCGGGGTCATGCGTCCCATGCGGCTACGTAAGATCATGCGCGTGACGGGTTTGTCGGAAGAACTCCTGACCGATGTGATCAATCGCCTCCGTCAACAGGGGGTATCTTTCCTGACGCCTTCCTATACCCAGAAAATCGATCAGGAGTCATTTATCGATATTTCACTGGAGAAAATAATGATCCTGTGGGATCGCCTCCGGGGCTGGATCAGCGAAGAAACCGAATCGGCCAAACTGTACCGGAAAATCGGCCTGGCCGCCCAACTCAATCAAGCGGGTAAAACGGGCCTGCTCGTCAATCCCGAATTGCAGCTGGGCATCAAGTGGCTCCGTGACGAGCAACCTACCCTTGAATGGGCCGAAAAATACGACCCCTACTTTGAACGGGTAGTCAATTATCTGGACAACAGTCTGATCCAATATGAAAACACCATCAAGGATAGTGAAGACAAACAAAAGCGGGAGCTCAAGCGGGCGCGCTACTTCGCCATTGTCATGGGCGTGGGCTCCCTGATGTCCCTGCTTTTTCTGGTGATTTCCCTGGTACTGCGCTATGATGCCGAACAAAGCCGAAAACAGTCGGTGGAAAAAGAGAAATTGGCCCTGGCGGAACGGAAGCGGGCAGAGGAGCAAACCCGGGAGTCGATTTCACAAAAACGGATTGCGGAACAGCAGGAAACCATTGCCGAAGAGCAGCGCCTGCTCACCGAAGAGCAGCGTGCGATTGCCGTGCGCGAACAACGCACGGCCGAGGTCAAGCGCCTGGAGGCGGAAATAGCCCGGGGAATTGCCATTGTTGAAAAAACCAAGGCAGATTCGGCCCAGAAACGGGCCGAGATGCAGAAAGATTTGGCGGTCAAGTCGAGGGCTCTGGCCGACCTTTTACGAATTCAGGCCGACTCGTCGCGTCGGGAGGCACAGACTTCCCAGAAAGATGCCGAAGCCCAGCGGGGACGGGCGGTAGCCCGGTCGGTAGCCATCCAGTCGTACCAGATGAGCGACAATTCGCAGGAAGGCCTGCCTGCTCTCCTGGCTGCCCAGTCTTTCCGACTTAATCTTCGCACGGGAGGGCGTAAGGACAATCCCGACATTTTTAAGGCACTGGCCAAGGTGGCCGATACCCAGACGATCCTCCGCTGGCACAACGGTGAGGTGCGGACGGTAATTCGCCAGCCTGGCAGTGATACGTACGCCTCGGCAGGTGACGACGGTACGGTGAAAGTCTGGAATGCGGATCTGGGACGACATCCGGGCGTACAGACTTTCTCTACTGGTGACAAGAAGGTACCCCTCCGCTCCCTGGCCTTTTCAAAGGATGGGAGCCAGTTAGTTGCGGGCAGCGCCACCGGAGCCCTGTATGCCTGGGCTACTGCGCAACCCGCAGGCGGGCCCTCCAAAGTGATACAGGCCCATTCTGGGGTGATCAACAGTGTACTGGTCAATCCAGTCAGTGGCCAACTCGTCACCGTCGGCGGAGACGGGGCTGTCAGAACCTGGAAGATTACATCCGCGGGTCCGGACTCGGTGCAGAACGTTAAATCCGGAATGGAGTTTTTCTGTGCCCGACTCACCCCCGATGGCAAGTACCTCGCCTGCGGGGCCAGTCAGGGGCGCGTGGCGGTGTTCGACTTGGCCGATTTGGGCAAAGCGCCGGACATTCATTCCTATTTCGGATTCGGCAATCGGGTCACGGCCCTGGCTTTTAGTCCGGATGGTACCAGTCTGATTACCGCCAATTCGGCAGGAATGCTGTACCAACTGGGCTTTTCCGGCAAAACTATCGACCGCATAGGCTCGCCCCTCTCGGGTCGCCATACCTCGCCGGTCAACGATATCGTGTTTTCTCCTGATGGGACCTTGATGGCTACGTGCAGCTACGACTGGACGGTGCATCTCTGGAATTATGAAAATATTGCTAACCGGCAGGTGCAACCCATCCTGCTCGACGATTTCGACACCTGGGTATTCGGGGTGGCTTTTTCCAAAGACAGCAAGCAGCTACTGGCCTGCGGTGCCGACCGCACCGTGCGGGTATGGGATATAGACCCCGATAGCCTGTATCAACAGGTACTTCGGAAAGTGGACCGTGACTTGACGCAAGACGAATGGAACCGGTACATCGGTCGGGATGTGCCCTATGAGAAATCAGTGAAGAAGAGCGATGTTCAATAA